The DNA sequence GTCCAGGGTCAGCACTTCGGCCGGGGAGGCTTCGGCGGCACCGGTCAGCATCGCGACGCTGTGCGCGACGGCGTCGGGCGTCAGCCGCTGTCCGCTGCCGACGACCTCGACGAGTTCGGAGATCACCCGCTCGGCCAGCGCGACGTCGGCGGGCTCACCGGCCAGCGAAACGGCGTTGCCGCGGACATGGATGTCGGCGGCGAGCAACCGCTCGAGAGCACGCAGGTTTTCGTCGGAGGACCCCAGCAGGCCCATGACCAGATCGGGCGGAACTGTCATGCTGCTCCGGACTGACTCCGAGGCGGCGTTCGTCTCGCGGGGCGTCACGTGGAGTTTTCTGCCTGCTTCCTGGGTTCTGGGTCGGGTCAGCCCAGTTTAGCGCCGCCCACCGTCACCACCCAATGCGTATTACCGGCGCCCTGCCGTCGTGCCCACGGGCGTGCGAAGCGGCCGGTTGCGCACCACCTGCGGCCACCAGAACCAGCGGCCCAGCAGCGTCGCGATCGCCGGCATCATGAACGCCCGCACCACGAAGGTGTCGAACAACAGACCGAGCCCGATCGTGGTGCCGACCTGGGCGATCACCCGCAGGTCGCTGACGACCATGGAGGCCATCGTGAGGGCGAACACCACGCCCGCCAGCGTGACCACGCTGCCGGTGCCCCCGATCGAGCGGATGATGCCGGTCTTGATCCCGGCGCCGATCTCCTCCTTGAACCGCGACACCAGCAGCAGGTTGTAGTCCGATCCGACGGCGATGAGCGCGATGATGGACATGACCAGCACCATCCAGTGCAGTTCGATGCCGATGATGTGCTGCCAGATCAACACCGAGACGCCGAACGACGCCCCCAGCGACAGGATCACGGTGCCGACGATGACCAGCGAGGCGACCAGGCTGCGGGTCAGCAGCAGCATGACCATGAGGACCAGGGTCAGCGCGGCGAGGATGGCGATCATCATGTCGTAGCGCGACCCGTCGGACATGTCCTTGAATGTCGCCGCGGTGCCGCCGAGCTGGATCTTCGCGTCCTCCAGCGGTGTGCCCTTGAGCGCCTCGATGGCGGCGATCTTGATCGGTTCGACCCGCGCGAGCGCCTCGGGTGAGGTCGGGTCGCCGCGGTGGGAGACCAACAGTCGCACGGTCTTGCCGTCGGGTGAGAAGAAGCTCTCCATCGCCTGCTGGAAGTCCTTGTTCTCGAACACCTCCGGCGGCAGATAGAACGAGTCGTCGTTGTTGGCCGCGTCGAACGACTTCCCCATCGCCGTGGAGTTCTCGCTCATCTCGTCCATCTGGTCGTAGAACCCGCCCATGGTGGCGTAGGTGGTGAGCATCATGTGCCGCATGCTCTCCATGGTTTCGATCATCGGCGGGAACGTGGCGAGCATCTGCGGCAGCAGCGACCGCATGGTCTCCATGTTCACCAGCGCCTTGTCGAACGAGTCGGTCATGGTGCTGATGCCGTCCATCGAGTCGAACAACGACCGGAACGTCCAGCACATCGGGATGTTGTAGCAGTGCGGTTCCCAGTAGAAGTAGTTCCGGATGGGGCGGAACTGGTCGTCGAAGTTGGCGATCATGTCGCGGATCTGGTGCACCGTCTGCTGCATGTCGTTGAAGTCGTCGATCATCACCGTGGTGACGTTCGACAACTGCGTCATCAGGCCGTACATGGTGCGCATCGTGCCGATGGTGCGGGCCAGCTCGTCGGCCTGGCTGCGCATGTCCTCCATGCGGTCCTGCATCAGCTTCATGTTCTGCTGCTGGCCGACGCCCTGCATGCTGATCAGGAACGGGATCGAGGTGTTCTCGATCGGGGCGCCGTCCGGGCGGGTCGGCGCCTGGACCCGCGCGACCCCCTCGACACCGAACACGCGTTTCGCGAGACGGTCCAACACCAGGAAATCTGTCGGGTTACGCAGGTCGTGGTCCGCCTCGACGAGCAGGATCTCCGGGCTCATCCGGGACAGCGAGAAGTGCTCGGTGGCGGCCCGCAGGCCGGCGTTCGCCGGAATCGAGTCCGGGACGTAGCGGGT is a window from the Mycolicibacterium poriferae genome containing:
- a CDS encoding MMPL/RND family transporter, whose amino-acid sequence is MNAAGNRSEELRRPRSLARWIRRLAIPIILGWTLLLVALNVLVPQLEVVAAKNSVSMSPSNAPSMQAMSDMGRLFEESESDSVALIVLESENDQPLGDDARAYYDQLIDKLEAAPEHVRNIQDTWGDPLTEAAAQSSDGRAAYATLNLAGNMGEAESNEAVAAVRDIVANSPPPPGVRVHVTGPAPMTADVNIAGESSMALVLLVTFCVIIVLLLFFYRSIPTVLLLLVVVLVQLGLARSVVAAMAHYELIGLSTYATNLLISLAVAAGTDYAIFLVGRYQEARTAGATHEEAYYEMFHGTAPVVLGSGLTIAGAMFCLSFTRMPYFQSMGVPCGVGTLAGMAVALTLGPAIVTVGSRFDLLEPKRAMRIRAWRRVGTMVVRWPGPILVASLALSFIGLAALPGYQTSYDDTRYVPDSIPANAGLRAATEHFSLSRMSPEILLVEADHDLRNPTDFLVLDRLAKRVFGVEGVARVQAPTRPDGAPIENTSIPFLISMQGVGQQQNMKLMQDRMEDMRSQADELARTIGTMRTMYGLMTQLSNVTTVMIDDFNDMQQTVHQIRDMIANFDDQFRPIRNYFYWEPHCYNIPMCWTFRSLFDSMDGISTMTDSFDKALVNMETMRSLLPQMLATFPPMIETMESMRHMMLTTYATMGGFYDQMDEMSENSTAMGKSFDAANNDDSFYLPPEVFENKDFQQAMESFFSPDGKTVRLLVSHRGDPTSPEALARVEPIKIAAIEALKGTPLEDAKIQLGGTAATFKDMSDGSRYDMMIAILAALTLVLMVMLLLTRSLVASLVIVGTVILSLGASFGVSVLIWQHIIGIELHWMVLVMSIIALIAVGSDYNLLLVSRFKEEIGAGIKTGIIRSIGGTGSVVTLAGVVFALTMASMVVSDLRVIAQVGTTIGLGLLFDTFVVRAFMMPAIATLLGRWFWWPQVVRNRPLRTPVGTTAGRR